Proteins from a single region of Dictyostelium discoideum AX4 chromosome 5 chromosome, whole genome shotgun sequence:
- a CDS encoding UbiA prenyltransferase family protein, which produces MSTTINRNEKTKQVVNKTKEIKTESSQQQQQKPPISKLMGIILATRPWSLTISVTSVLVGSALAFREIREFDSIMLSIILVGAVSLQALGNVVNSFYDCKNGNDTKEKSADRTMFDFGLTEGNIINLIWYLLIQCAICLGLMIFRMDNIKCIVENILPLGAFGFILNISYTAAPIGLKYIGLGDLTIFLCFGPILVQSAFISQTHYHDSLAYFYSIPLALTIVAVLHVNNTRDIKADTEAGSITLASKLGFKNCYYIYAGLYLFAYIYLFKLSLDIDKYILNLPLILIPKIISLINQFKNKKLEDLTEKTGQLSFFFGGLNAIGVLLSMQ; this is translated from the exons atgtcaacaactataaatagaaatgaaaaaacaaaacaagttgtaaataaaactaaagaGATTAAAACAGAATcatctcaacaacaacaacaaaaaccaccaatttcaaaattaatggGAATTATTTTAGCAACTAGACCATGGTCATTAACAATTTCAGTTACATCAGTATTGGTTGGATCAGCATTAGCATTTAGAGAGATTAGAGAATTTGATAGTATAAtgttatcaattattttagttGGAGCAGTTTCATTACAAGCCTTAGGTAATGTTGTAAATAGTTTTTATGATTGTAAGAATGGAAATGATACCAAAGAGAAATCAGCCGATAGAACAATGtttgattttggtttaaCAGAGggtaatattataaatttaatttggtatttattaattcaatgtGCAATTTGTTTGGGTTTAATGATTTTTAGAATGGATAATATCAAATGTATAGTGGAGAATATCCTACCATTGGGTGCTTTTGGCTTCATTTTAAACATCTCCTATACTGCCGCTCCAATtggtttaaaatatattggaTTGGGTGATTTAACCATTTTCTTATGTTTTGGTCCAATCTTGGTACAATCAGCATTCATCTCTCAAACTCATTATCATGATTCATTAGCTTACTTTTATTCAATCCCATTGGCTTTGACAATCGTTGCTGTTTTACATGTAAATAATACAAGAGATATTAAAGCTGATACAGAAGCTGGTTCAATTACATTAGCTTCAAAATtaggttttaaaaattgttattatatttatgCTGGCTTATATTTATT tgcctatatttatttatttaaattatcattagatattgataaatatattttaaatttaccattaattttaattccaaaaattatttcattaattaatcaatttaaaaataaaaaattagaagaTCTCACTGAAAAAACTGGTCAACTCTCCTTCTTTTTTGGTGGTTTAAATGCAATTGGTGTTTTATTAAGTATGCAATAA
- the jcdG gene encoding cupin region-containing protein: protein MKRGLEEEIEEMSEEEVGVNNNNNGKKKKKKVVKKSKPVPLTKSVPQVSSQPLRPTKLVPKKKTEIREININDIGSNELSVADQRVEADGVLAGLISPTIIEDFYDQYFGQKHLYVKRNGDNIYKNFFTKDSLDKMLRNNLMKFTENVDVTNYVDFQRITLNPEGRAYPSLVWKHYKEGCSVRLLNPQTFNSNVWKLCSTLQTHFQCGVGANIYLTPAGAQGFAPHYDDVDVFILQLEGKKEWRLYKPRDANEVLPKKSSENFTQEEIGEPYFTVTLEAGDLLYFPRGVIHQAVSPSDVHSLHITVSTYLNNTWGDLIGKVLNRALEIANEECLEFREGLPRDYTQYLGVIHSDKVGDERRKELTDKVGTLWDKLGQLLPIDIGADQMAVKYLLDSLPPVLTQLEKKHSIEDETTSMKIKPETRFRLIRADSVRLVVEDIAILFHNADNTRIYHQVGEEPGVVEFTLECVDALEHIIDSYPSYIYTKDLPIEDDDQKLDVVSALYEKGLIMFEK, encoded by the exons atgaaaagaggattagaagaagaaattgaagaaatGTCAGAAGAGGAAGTTggagtaaataataataataatggaaagaaaaaaaagaagaaagttGTAAAAAAGAGTAAACCAGTTCCATTAACTAAATCAGTACCCCAAGTATCAAGTCAACCATTAAGACCAACCAAATTAGtaccaaaaaagaaaactgaAATTCGTGAAATCAATATCAACGATATTGGTAGTAATGAATTATCAGTTGCAGATCAACGTGTTGAAGCTGATGGTGTTTTAGCAGGTCTAATTTCACCAACTATCATTGAAGATTTCTATGACCAATACTTTGGTCAAAAACATCTATACGTTAAAAGAAATGGGGACAACatttataaaaactttttcacTAAAGATTCTTTAGATAAAATGTTgagaaataatttaatgaaattcaCAGAAAATGTTGATGTCACAAATTATGTCGATTTCCAAAGAATTACTTTAAATCCAGAAGGTAGAGCTTATCCATCATTAGTTTGGAAACATTATAaa GAAGGTTGTTCAGTTAGATTATTAAATCCACaaacatttaattcaaatgtttGGAAATTATGTAGTACATTACAAACTCATTTTCAATGTGGAGTTGGtgcaaatatttatttaacacCAGCAGGAGCACAAGGATTTGCACCACattatgatgatgttgatgtatTTATTCTTCAATTGGAGGGTAAAAAAGAATGGAGATTATATAAACCAAGAGATGCAAATGAAGTTTTACCAAAGAAATCAAGTGAAAATTTCACACAAGAAGAGATTGGTGAACCATATTTCACAGTGACTTTAGAGGCAGGTGATTTATTATACTTTCCAAGAGGTGTGATTCATCAAGCTGTATCACCATCGGATGTACATTCACTTCATATCACAGTTTCaacttatttaaataatacatGGGGTGATTTAATTGGAAAGGTTTTGAATAGAGCATTGGAGATTGCAAATGAGGAATGCTTAGAGTTTAGAGAAGGTTTACCAAGAGATTATACTCAATACTTGGGTGTGATTCATAGTGATAAAGTTGGTGATGAGAGAAGAAAGGAGTTGACAGACAAGGTTGGAACACTTTGGGACAAGTTGGGCCAACTATTACCAATTGATATCGGTGCCGATCAAATGGctgttaaatatttattagatTCTTTACCACCAGTTTTAACTCAATTAGAAAAGAAACATTCCATTGAAGATGAAACAACCTCAATGAAAATCAAACCTGAAACTAGATTCCGTTTAATTAGAGCCGACTCTGTCAGATTGGTTGTCGAAGATATTGCCATCCTCTTCCATAATGCCGATAACACTCGTATCTATCATCAAGTTGGCGAGGAACCAGGTGTCGTTGAATTCACTCTTGAATGTGTAGATGCTTTAGAACATATCATCGATTCCTATCCTTCCTATATCTATACTAAAGATTTACcaattgaagatgatgatcaAAAATTAGATGTAGTTTCAGCTTTATATGAAAAGGGTTTAATTatgtttgaaaaataa
- a CDS encoding hypothetical protein (Similar to G-protein-coupled receptor at plasma membrane; interactions in two-hybrid system with Gpa2p; Gpr1p): MASNNNNNNNNTSYGEILFWKVFKNNYIVSVILNQIHQTEWVDYKLPLDYNINNRCKFEDIHSLFLMIRNQLFSLIKNKIKHGDYIEIDKESIRYLFKKLTFRKQQHPQLKNKEQYLEVIRLLMTHRRDEFEICDLTNLAIELDSPEVLRLLVHEPFNLLIEPDTLKTAFECNCLETIKEIVNSNPLNIKNHGIDLISAKVKKFSFRSAHNNANQTRILQYLIDNPSLYTKPTQEEQKRKKLKPSNSNEEDEIATTKSKKNEEEEEEEEEEEELKKIGYENFITTYKVRMMNKMMDLGVAYISKPNDRNEFDIRDWLVIDRRYERLLVTLRFYFEHILDNRTKTNRDKLIEEKVNSIRTNNQVGFDKLKELRKLIAIEFKPTNFYYYYSRIYGEAIKELGPIQKKEFKEQLPPDIAQSGNGEGQGNGEDQGNGEEQEDEDQEELQEQHIGEDNGDNIGIADIAFILEKEETAKFDYVGDDNDENDSDGEDEDYGYEDLKHINDLLHFTEDNYDHKYPLVFDESKLYSIKINNLLKAIKEGDIGELSRIEGEFSENYDLTSKISNFHRFEFPSRDNIGAIMRLWNYFNQRSFKQFRKKYLYFNFLSQFTRIIPPPKLEFTFKVPIVKATVSTTTLLTDRNFTLAELFIRNITPFKLWNPGYCSSRLSFGKTLFYKDESIFQYANNVDQIISLINLMVDKYSNEANKEGIDCRVSYNVIFVYLYDTLIRTDGLTIQQLESIRNSLEEHSFLPNDNLFRCFFYLNLRSPKLSKYLITRPGIKSFMDSLSDSNFVGYNTSTNHEITIGFNLETHFNTDFFTYDYLLGRDSNNNNNNNNDNNNNNSDKIKFRTSFDDILKELIKKLSHDICKKDNRDSIVDGGDFFSQSLNSDLQYCLDINRKDLFWELLDWIDDYLNENENLIYSQSYLTNSPLDSVLPNSKVFNCNSTNNVLTAESTTTTTTTTTESTNLIKRSITDKYYEKPIPKESSIKIDWDDSKLIDQIKPMLKLINIFEFSIDLLNSICKVMDINEIQRILRFNTYVSNFHNIIYRLAAKLNRIDIISFIMDNFKIDIINYLDLSNYSEIKYIYENHFEQVKNNFELIFKSLGDKDSKIQFTFLNNLVQYLCCNKTTELYDKFIGNDLQIRNRIAENVIVLLIHQFRHEGMGNFKVQLNETLPLLIKNRSQKVNSIKSIIEQPETQSFIILKLQEFLNKDVKARKSFNGKETYFQQNLFSDFFVKGKIKCCDLVLKNHPKEIKITQDMLKKTLKNSNFHIIKHYQNIDNSKNLINNFKDDQQLLKILKDNLPNHLINKLI; the protein is encoded by the coding sequence atggcaagtaataataacaataataataataatactagtTATGgagaaatattattttggaaagtttttaaaaacaattatataGTTAGTGTGATATTAAACCAAATTCATCAAACTGAATGGGTAGACTATAAACTTCCATtagattataatattaataatcgATGCAAATTTGAAGATATTCattcactttttttaatgataaggAATCAGTTATtctcattaattaaaaataaaatcaaacatGGTGACTacattgaaattgataaagagTCAAtaagatatttatttaaaaaattgacatttagaaaacaacaacatccacaactaaaaaacaaagaaCAATATTTAGAAGTCATTAGATTATTAATGACCCATAGAAgagatgaatttgaaatctGTGATCTCACTAATCTTGCCATAGAGTTGGACAGTCCGGAAGTATTAAGATTACTAGTTCACGAGCCATTCAATCTTTTAATTGAGCCAGATACATTAAAAACTGCATTTGAATGCAATTGTTTAGAGACCATCAAAGAGATTGTAAATTCAAATCCACTCAACATAAAGAATCAtggtattgatttaatttctgCAAAAGTAAAGAAGTTTTCATTCCGTTCAGCTCATAATAATGCTAATCAAACAAGAAttcttcaatatttaatcGATAATCCATCATTATATACAAAGCCAACTCAAGAAgaacaaaaaagaaagaaattaaaaccatcaaattcaaatgaagaagatgaaatagcaacaacaaaaagtaaaaaaaatgaggaagaagaagaagaagaagaagaagaagaggaattgaaaaaaattggGTATGAAAACTTTATAACTACTTATAAAGTAAGAATGATGAATAAAATGATGGATTTAGGAGTGGCTTATATTTCAAAACCAAATGATAGaaatgaatttgatattAGAGATTGGTTAGTAATAGATAGACGTTATGAAAGATTATTGGTTACAttaagattttattttgaacATATTTTAGATAACCGtacaaaaacaaatagagataaattaattgaagagAAAGTAAATTCAATTCGTACAAATAATCAAGTTGGATtcgataaattaaaagagttGAGAAAATTAATtgcaattgaatttaaaccaacaaatttctattattattattctcgTATTTATGGTGAAGCAATTAAAGAGCTTggtccaattcaaaaaaaagaattcaaaGAACAACTACCACCAGATATAGCTCAATCAGGAAATGGAGAAGGCCAGGGAAATGGAGAAGACCAAGGAAATGGGGAAGAGCAAGAGGATGAGGATCAAGAGGAGTTGCAAGAACAGCATATTGGGGAAGATAATGGGGACAACATAGGAATAGCCGATATCGCTTTTATacttgaaaaagaagaaactGCAAAGTTTGATTACGTAGGTGATGACAATGATGAGAACGATAGTGATGGCGAGGATGAAGATTATGGTTATGAGGATTTGAAACACATCAACGATTTGCTTCATTTTACAGAGGACAACTATGACCATAAATACCCCCTTGTATTTGAtgaatcaaaattatattcaattaaaattaacaatttaTTGAAAGCAATCAAAGAGGGTGATATTGGGGAATTAAGCAGAATCGAGGGTGAATTTTCTGAGAATTATGATCTTACTTCAAAGATTTCAAACTTTCACAGATTTGAATTCCCTTCACGTGATAACATAGGAGCCATAATGAGACTATGGAATTATTTCAATCAACGttcatttaaacaatttagaaagaaatatttatatttcaaCTTTTTATCACAATTCACTAGAATCATTCCACCACCAAAGTTGGAGTTTACATTTAAAGTGCCGATAGTTAAAGCAACAGTGTCCACCACCACCCTCCTTACCGATAGAAACTTTACATTGGCCGAGTTGTTCATTAGAAATATCACCCCTTTCAAACTTTGGAATCCAGGATACTGCAGTAGTCGTTTATCATTCGGAAAgacattattttataaagatGAATCAATCTTTCAATATGCCAATAATGTCGATCAAAtcatttcattaattaatctaATGGTTGATAAATACTCAAATGAAGCCAATAAAGAGGGCATTGATTGCAGGGTATCCTATAATGTCATCTTTGTGTATCTTTATGATACTCTAATCAGAACTGATGGTTTAACAATTCAACAATTGGAATCAATTCGTAATTCATTGGAGGAACATTCATTTTTACCAAATGATAACTTATTCCGTTGTTTCTTTTATCTTAATTTAAGATcaccaaaattatcaaaatatcTCATCACAAGACCTGGTATCAAATCATTCATGGATTCTTTATCAGATTCAAATTTCGTTGGTTATAATACTTCAACAAATCATGAAATAACTATAGGTTTTAATTTAGAAACTCATTTCAATACAGATTTCTTTACatatgattatttattaggTAGagatagcaataataataataataataataatgataataataataataatagtgataaaattaaatttagaacttcatttgatgatattttaaaagaattaattaaaaaactatcacatgatatttgtaaaaaagataatagaGATTCAATAGTAGATGGTGGTGATTTCTTTAgtcaatcattaaattcagaTTTACAATATTGTTTAGATATTAATagaaaagatttattttggGAATTATTGGATTGGATcgatgattatttaaatgaaaatgaaaacttAATTTATAGTCAATCATATCTAACTAATTCACCATTAGATTCAGTATTACCAAATAGTAAAGTGTTCAATTgtaattcaacaaataatgTACTCACAGcagaatcaacaacaacaacaacaacaacaacaacagaatcaacaaatttaataaaaagatcAATAACAGATAAATATTATGAAAAACCAATACCAAAAGAatcttcaattaaaattgattgggATGAtagtaaattaattgatcaaattaaaccaatgctaaaattaattaatatattcgaattttcaattgatcttttaaattcaatttgtaaAGTAATggatattaatgaaattcaaaGAATTTTAAGATTTAATACCTACGTTTCAAATTTCCATAATATCATTTATCGTTTAGCTGCCAAGTTAAATAGAATtgatataatttcatttattatggataatttcaaaattgatatcattaattatttagatttaagTAATTACTCGGAAATTAAATACATTTATGAAAATCATTTTGAACAagtaaaaaataactttGAATTGATATTTAAAAGTCTTGGAGATAAAGATtcaaaaattcaattcacttttttaaataatttagttcAGTATCTTTGTTGTAATAAAACTACAGAATTGTATGATAAATTCATTGGTAATGATTTACAAATTAGAAATAGAATAGCAGAGAATGTGATCGTATTGTTAATACACCAATTCCGTCATGAAGGTATGGGAAATTTCAAAGTTCAATTGAATGAAACCCTCCCTTTGCTTATCAAAAATCGGTCACAAAAAGTTAACTCaataaaatcaatcattGAACAACCAGAAACTCaatcatttataattttaaaacttcaagagtttttaaataaagatgtCAAAGCAAGAAAATCATTCAATGGCAAGGAAACTTATTTCcaacaaaatttattttcagaTTTCTTTGTCAaaggtaaaattaaatgttgtgatttagttttaaaaaatcatccaaaagaaattaaaatcactCAAGATATgctaaaaaaaactttaaaaaattcaaactttcatattattaaacattatcaaaatattgataattctaaaaatttaatcaataattttaaagatgatCAACAATtacttaaaattttaaaagataatttaccaaatcacctaattaataaattaatttaa
- the tat gene encoding tyrosine aminotransferase — MQDNVSQRKWNVESSKSANNAFNPIRRIVDKGGFKPNPNKSTISLSIGDPCVFGNLNILDYANDLLIENIKSSKFNGYPPSTGYEIAREAVAKYVETPTSKLTSKDIIVASGASGAIELAIGVLLNEGDNILVPKPGFPLYECTSKTKFINVKHYNLLEKQGFNVDLEHLRSLIDDKTKAILVNNPSNPCGIVYSKQHLLDIIQVAREYCLPIIADEIYSDLTFGEHKFYPMASLTDKVPILSIGGIAKRFLVPGWRLGWVAIHDRDNIFSNGRIIEGLISLSQVILGPNSLVQSILPKLLDPQNTQVKEWCSTITKTLESHSKLTVDMLSKANGLKPVCSSGTMYQMIEIDCSKYEDIADDNEFVGKLLEEQSVFLLQGTVFSLPNFFRIVFCAPIDKLTEAYERIIEFCETHKKK, encoded by the exons atgCAAGATAACGTATCACAAAGAAAATGGAATGTTGAATCATCAAAATCTGCAAACAATGCATTTAACCCAATTAGAAGAATTGTTGATAAGGGTGGATTTAAACCAAACCCAAATAAATCCActatttcattatcaattggtgaTCCATGtgtttttggtaatttaaatattttagattatgcaaatgatttattaattgaaaatattaaatcaagtaAATTTAATGGTTATCCACCTTCAACA gGATACGAAATTGCAAGAGAAGCAGTAGCAAAATATGTTGAAACACCAACATCAAAATTAACATCAAAAGATATCATAGTTGCATCAGGAGCATCAGGTGCAATTGAATTAGCAATTGGAGTACTTTTAAATGAAGGTGATAATATTTTAGTTCCAAAACCAGGTTTCCCATTGTATGAATGTACAAGTAaaaccaaatttattaatgtcaaacattataatttattggaGAAACAAGGGTTTAATGTTGATTTAGAGCATTTGAGATCATTAATCGATGATAAAACCAAAGCAATCTTGGTTAATAATCCATCAAATCCATGTGGTATTGTTTATAGTAAGCAACATTTACTCGATATTATCCAAGTTGCAAGAGAATATTGTTTACCAATTATCGCCGATGAAATTTATAGTGACTTGACATTTGGTGAACATAAATTCTATCCAATGGCATCATTAACTGATAAAGTACCAATCTTGTCAATTGGTGGTATTGCAAAGAGATTTTTAGTGCCAGGTTGGAGATTGGGTTGGGTTGCAATTCATGATCGTGATAATATTTTCTCAAATGGTAGAATCATTGAAGGTTTGATATCTTTATCTCAAGTGATTTTAGGTCCAAATTCATTGGTTCAATCAATTTTACCAAAACTTTTAGATCCACAAAATACTCAAGTTAAAGAATGGTGTTCAACAATCACTAAAACTTTGGAATCTCATTCAAAATTAACCGTTGATATGTTATCAAAAGCTAATGGTTTAAAACCTGTTTGTTCCTCTGGTACAATGTATCAAATGATTGAAATCGATTGTTCAAAATATGAAGACATCgctgatgataatgaatttgttGGTAAATTACTCGAAGAACAATCTGTTTTCCTTTTACAAGGTACCGTTTTTTCACTTCCAAATTTCTTTAGAATTGTTTTTTGTGctccaattgataaattaactGAAGCTTATGAAagaattattgaattttgtGAAACtcataaaaagaaataa